In Arcanobacterium wilhelmae, the following are encoded in one genomic region:
- a CDS encoding cytochrome c biogenesis protein CcdA — protein sequence MVTILIGLLGGFITGISPCILPVLPVIFLSGGAQSARNSAPAPANLIGVGGGANLIGGNAIAPGASAAPASAAPASAAPASMSTQSEPSRWRPYLVVGGLVLSFTFFTLLGSTVLNLLRLPQDTIRWAGIVMLAALGIAMLFPRFMELLERPFERFGKREAKSSNGFVLGLVLGAAYVPCAGPVLAAIAVAGSTGKIGADTALLALSFSVGTAIPLLFFALAGRRLAERISAFRRCQKAIRIGAGIALIALSIGIVFNLPAYLQRALPDWTASAQQKTETLLHGTASGACTDGASELGNCGPLAKIEGVSWFNTPGDAPITTDGKVTLVDFWAYSCINCQRSIPGVEKLYETYKDAGLNVIGVHSPEYAFEKEERNVRAAAKDLGITYPVAVDSDLTTWTNFDNHYWPAHYLADSAGQLRAIKYGEGGEATTEKLVRELLRDANPKVSLPAPVFTSDDAGARNPRTPETYLGAARAEYFVGEPITLGEHDAKLPGDVPENRFAIGGKWTVDGEKITAAKGAQVALNWFGRQVHVVASGNGTIRWEMNGKSGELSVPDVPNKITVVDVPDGTSGVLTLSVDPGVSLYSFTFG from the coding sequence ATGGTCACTATCCTCATCGGCCTGCTCGGCGGATTTATCACCGGCATTTCGCCGTGTATCCTCCCAGTGTTGCCAGTTATCTTCCTCTCGGGCGGCGCCCAGTCAGCCCGAAACTCCGCGCCCGCGCCCGCCAACCTCATCGGCGTCGGCGGTGGCGCAAACCTTATTGGAGGCAACGCTATTGCCCCGGGCGCCTCAGCCGCACCGGCGTCAGCCGCACCGGCGTCAGCCGCACCCGCGTCAATGAGCACGCAGTCGGAGCCCTCGCGCTGGCGGCCCTACCTGGTGGTCGGCGGTCTGGTGTTGAGCTTCACCTTCTTCACGCTCCTGGGGTCCACTGTGTTGAACCTGCTCCGTCTCCCTCAAGACACCATCCGCTGGGCTGGCATCGTGATGCTCGCAGCCCTCGGAATAGCAATGCTTTTCCCACGCTTCATGGAGCTACTCGAGCGTCCATTCGAACGTTTTGGAAAGCGCGAGGCGAAATCCTCGAACGGATTTGTGCTCGGCCTCGTGCTCGGTGCGGCCTACGTGCCCTGCGCCGGCCCAGTCTTGGCCGCCATTGCGGTGGCCGGTTCGACCGGAAAAATCGGCGCCGACACGGCCCTCCTTGCCCTGTCCTTCTCCGTCGGCACTGCGATTCCGCTCCTGTTCTTCGCGCTTGCCGGGCGCAGGCTCGCCGAACGCATCAGTGCATTCCGCCGCTGCCAGAAGGCGATCCGCATCGGCGCCGGAATCGCGCTCATCGCGCTCTCGATCGGTATCGTGTTCAACCTGCCGGCCTACCTCCAGCGTGCCCTGCCGGATTGGACCGCATCCGCCCAGCAAAAAACCGAAACGCTCCTGCACGGCACGGCGTCGGGTGCCTGCACCGACGGCGCCTCCGAGCTCGGCAACTGTGGGCCGCTCGCAAAGATCGAGGGCGTGAGCTGGTTCAACACTCCGGGTGACGCGCCAATCACAACCGACGGCAAGGTGACGCTCGTCGATTTCTGGGCCTACTCGTGCATCAACTGCCAGCGCTCAATCCCCGGCGTCGAGAAACTCTACGAAACCTACAAGGATGCCGGCCTGAACGTGATCGGCGTGCACTCGCCCGAGTACGCGTTCGAGAAGGAAGAGCGCAACGTGCGCGCCGCCGCGAAGGACCTCGGCATCACCTACCCGGTTGCCGTCGATTCCGATCTCACAACCTGGACGAACTTCGATAACCACTACTGGCCGGCGCACTACCTCGCCGATTCGGCAGGGCAGCTGCGCGCGATCAAGTACGGCGAGGGCGGCGAGGCGACCACCGAAAAGCTCGTGCGTGAACTCCTTCGCGACGCGAATCCCAAGGTTTCGCTGCCTGCCCCCGTATTCACCTCCGACGACGCCGGTGCGCGCAACCCGCGAACGCCCGAGACATACCTTGGTGCCGCCCGCGCCGAATACTTCGTTGGTGAGCCGATCACGCTCGGCGAGCACGATGCGAAACTCCCCGGCGACGTGCCCGAGAACCGTTTTGCGATCGGGGGCAAATGGACGGTTGATGGTGAGAAAATCACGGCAGCCAAAGGCGCGCAAGTCGCACTCAACTGGTTCGGACGGCAGGTACACGTGGTGGCCTCCGGCAACGGCACAATCCGTTGGGAAATGAACGGCAAAAGCGGGGAGCTGTCCGTGCCCGATGTGCCGAACAAGATCACAGTGGTGGATGTGCCAGACGGAACCTCTGGAGTCCTCACCTTGAGCGTGGATCCTGGGGTGTCGCTCTACTCCTTCACATTCGGGTGA
- a CDS encoding MarR family winged helix-turn-helix transcriptional regulator → MANNEHDEVEWLDEEEQIAWRHFLRGTAFAIERINRDMVEDNGITFNEYEVLVRLSESPDRKARMSQLAKNLVHSRSRLTHTVSRLEAAGYVLREPCADDRRGIMCTLTDAGFAKLEQSAPKHVNSVREHLLSKLTRDEFLAYGDTSAKLLGEADFSQL, encoded by the coding sequence ATGGCAAACAACGAGCACGACGAGGTTGAGTGGCTCGATGAGGAAGAGCAGATCGCGTGGCGTCACTTCCTGCGCGGAACTGCTTTTGCGATCGAGCGGATCAACCGCGACATGGTGGAGGATAACGGCATCACTTTCAATGAGTATGAGGTGCTGGTGCGCCTGTCTGAATCTCCGGATCGCAAGGCCCGCATGTCGCAGCTGGCGAAGAATCTGGTGCACTCACGTTCGCGCCTGACTCACACGGTCTCCCGTCTGGAGGCGGCCGGCTATGTTCTTCGTGAACCGTGCGCAGACGATCGCCGAGGGATTATGTGTACGCTCACGGACGCCGGGTTTGCCAAGCTCGAGCAGTCCGCCCCGAAGCATGTGAACTCGGTGCGCGAGCACCTGCTGTCCAAGCTCACGCGCGATGAGTTCCTCGCCTATGGTGATACATCGGCGAAACTGCTTGGTGAGGCCGATTTCTCTCAGCTCTAG
- a CDS encoding sigma-70 family RNA polymerase sigma factor — MITDIDSVLLVKVARGDREAFARIYDTWSGRIFSLICSIVVDRAQSEEVLQEVFLEVWQRSGAFDPAKGSARAYLVTLARRRAIDRVRASQAARDRDAAQPVEREFDETLAEVEERIVAQDVRTALAKIGEPHKSTVELAFLTGYTHAQIADLQQVPLGTVKSRIRDGLAKMKSILEGER; from the coding sequence GTGATAACCGATATCGATTCCGTGCTTTTGGTGAAGGTGGCCCGTGGTGACCGCGAGGCGTTTGCCCGTATTTATGACACCTGGTCGGGCCGAATCTTCTCACTGATCTGCTCGATCGTGGTGGATCGGGCGCAGAGCGAAGAAGTGCTTCAAGAAGTATTCCTCGAAGTATGGCAGCGCTCAGGTGCCTTCGACCCGGCGAAAGGGAGTGCGCGTGCCTACCTCGTGACTCTCGCGCGGCGCAGGGCGATTGACCGCGTGCGGGCCTCGCAAGCCGCACGCGATCGTGATGCAGCCCAGCCAGTGGAGCGCGAGTTCGACGAAACTCTTGCTGAAGTGGAGGAACGGATCGTGGCGCAGGATGTTCGAACGGCTCTTGCGAAAATCGGCGAACCGCATAAGAGTACTGTTGAGCTGGCATTCCTTACCGGCTACACGCACGCGCAGATCGCGGATCTGCAACAGGTGCCGCTCGGCACCGTGAAATCACGTATTCGAGACGGCCTGGCGAAAATGAAAAGCATTTTGGAGGGGGAGCGATGA
- a CDS encoding potassium channel family protein produces the protein MAKKNEAALVIGLGRFGTAIAITLDKLGKEVLAVESNDELAQKWSHRFGVVEADARNAEALRQIGAEDFDVAVVGVGTSLEASVLITANLVDIGVKEIWAKATSREHGTILRRIGAHHVVYPEYDAGQRVAHMLSGKMLDYIEMEDQFTIVKMYPPKELVGFTVAQSRVRERFGVTIIGVKSPGQPFEYTTPETKIGVGDTLIVSGEPGLLEEFAGR, from the coding sequence ATGGCGAAGAAAAACGAGGCCGCGCTAGTGATCGGCTTGGGCCGTTTCGGCACGGCGATCGCGATCACGCTCGACAAGCTGGGCAAGGAAGTCCTGGCAGTGGAGTCGAACGATGAGCTCGCACAGAAGTGGTCGCATCGTTTCGGCGTGGTCGAGGCGGACGCGCGTAACGCGGAGGCGCTTCGCCAGATCGGCGCGGAGGATTTCGACGTGGCAGTTGTGGGCGTGGGTACGTCGCTGGAGGCGTCCGTGCTGATCACCGCAAACCTCGTGGATATCGGTGTGAAGGAGATTTGGGCGAAGGCCACCTCGCGCGAGCATGGCACGATTTTGCGGCGCATTGGTGCCCACCACGTGGTGTATCCGGAGTACGACGCCGGGCAGCGCGTTGCGCACATGCTCTCTGGCAAGATGCTTGATTACATCGAGATGGAGGACCAGTTCACGATCGTGAAGATGTATCCACCGAAGGAGCTCGTGGGGTTCACGGTGGCGCAGTCGCGCGTGCGCGAGCGTTTCGGTGTAACGATTATTGGCGTGAAGTCACCAGGCCAGCCGTTCGAGTACACCACGCCGGAGACGAAGATTGGCGTGGGCGATACACTCATCGTTTCCGGCGAGCCGGGCTTGCTCGAGGAGTTTGCGGGCCGCTAA
- a CDS encoding 30S ribosomal protein bS22: protein MGSVIKKRRKRMSKKKHRKLLRKTRHQRRNKK from the coding sequence GTGGGTTCCGTTATTAAGAAGCGTCGCAAGCGTATGTCGAAGAAGAAGCACCGCAAGCTTCTCCGTAAGACTCGTCACCAGCGTCGTAACAAGAAGTGA
- a CDS encoding histidine phosphatase family protein has protein sequence MEITTVYLVRHGEVDNPTGILYGRRGGFHLTELGHQMAQGLGEWFADHDVRTVITSPLERAIETGTPTAREFGLEIEKDPRLIEADNKFEGLAINKNRLVLLKPKYWPWYVNPAKPSWGEPYTKVVDRMSRAVAHALEVARGGEAVLVSHQLPIWTMRSFVEGYPMLHDPRKRQCSLASVTSLNFVGNQLVSVGYEEPVADLMRKASDMTPGSSEAAVHGR, from the coding sequence ATGGAAATAACTACCGTGTATCTTGTCCGCCACGGCGAAGTGGATAATCCCACCGGGATTCTCTACGGGCGCCGTGGCGGTTTTCATCTCACCGAGCTTGGCCACCAGATGGCTCAAGGCCTCGGGGAGTGGTTCGCGGATCACGATGTTCGCACCGTGATCACCTCGCCGCTTGAGCGCGCGATCGAGACGGGCACGCCTACAGCACGCGAGTTCGGCCTTGAGATCGAGAAGGATCCGCGCCTGATCGAGGCGGACAACAAGTTTGAGGGGCTGGCGATCAACAAGAATCGCCTCGTGCTACTCAAGCCGAAGTATTGGCCGTGGTATGTGAACCCGGCGAAGCCGTCGTGGGGCGAACCCTACACCAAGGTTGTTGATCGTATGTCGCGCGCGGTCGCGCACGCGCTCGAGGTGGCCCGCGGCGGCGAGGCTGTGCTCGTGAGTCATCAGTTGCCGATTTGGACGATGCGTTCGTTCGTCGAGGGTTATCCGATGCTTCACGATCCACGTAAGCGCCAGTGTTCGCTCGCGTCAGTGACATCGTTGAACTTCGTGGGGAACCAGCTGGTGTCGGTGGGGTACGAGGAGCCGGTTGCGGATCTTATGCGCAAAGCTTCCGACATGACTCCCGGCTCGTCCGAAGCTGCGGTTCACGGCCGCTGA
- a CDS encoding helix-turn-helix domain-containing protein yields the protein MAQLPSSAPQFFTVAEVAEVTRVSRMTVYRMVHSGELPAVRVGNSYRVPRSALEQLIGAAQPVQRREVSGA from the coding sequence ATGGCACAACTTCCATCGTCGGCGCCGCAGTTTTTTACGGTTGCTGAGGTTGCTGAGGTGACTCGAGTTTCTCGGATGACCGTGTACCGCATGGTGCATTCGGGGGAGCTGCCCGCTGTTCGCGTGGGTAACTCGTATCGCGTGCCGCGCTCCGCTCTCGAGCAGCTGATCGGTGCCGCGCAGCCCGTCCAGCGCCGTGAAGTTTCCGGCGCCTGA
- a CDS encoding TrkH family potassium uptake protein, translated as MRVSTPGATEPTIRDRIDDFARRSPARLAMIVFALIILFFTSLLLLPFASDVPGSAGVMEALWTATSAVCVTGLTVVDTATYWSGFGRVVIAIAMQVGGLGVMTLASILGLAVSRHIGLTQRMLTATETKSRLGEVGSLLRAVLATSLIGEGILFLVFIPSLISRGLSALEAVGHSLFLSVSVFNNGGFVIWPDGMEAFAGDWFVCLPIILGTFVGAIGFPVVLNIASNRGNIRAWSLHTKITLVAYFLIWIIGVVLFALLEWGNTATIGNAPIHSKVLSSMFEATMPRSTGLSVVDASQMNESTWFMFDIMMFIGGGSASTSGGIKVSTFAVLLLAILAEARGDRDTEAFGKRIPPDVVRLGISATFLGAFMVGTATLLLLQLTDVPLDKVLFEVISAFATCGLSTGITADLPTSAKAVLIVMMYLGRVGTMTFAAALALRNRRRVLRLPVERPIIG; from the coding sequence ATGAGGGTGAGCACCCCCGGAGCCACCGAGCCAACGATTCGCGATCGGATCGACGATTTCGCGCGCCGTTCGCCCGCTCGCCTCGCCATGATCGTCTTCGCGCTTATCATCCTCTTCTTCACCTCTCTCCTCCTCCTTCCTTTCGCTTCGGACGTTCCCGGCAGCGCCGGCGTCATGGAGGCACTGTGGACGGCAACAAGCGCAGTGTGCGTCACGGGTCTGACTGTCGTCGATACTGCGACATACTGGTCTGGGTTCGGGCGGGTCGTGATCGCCATCGCAATGCAGGTCGGCGGCCTGGGCGTGATGACCCTCGCTTCGATCCTCGGTCTGGCGGTCTCCCGCCACATCGGCCTCACGCAGCGTATGCTCACGGCAACGGAAACGAAATCGCGCCTCGGCGAAGTCGGCTCGCTCCTGCGCGCGGTTCTCGCCACTTCGTTGATCGGTGAAGGCATTTTGTTCCTCGTTTTCATCCCCTCGCTGATCAGCCGCGGACTTTCCGCTCTCGAGGCCGTGGGGCACTCGCTGTTCCTGTCCGTTTCCGTGTTCAACAATGGCGGCTTCGTGATTTGGCCCGACGGCATGGAGGCCTTCGCCGGCGATTGGTTTGTGTGCCTGCCCATCATTCTGGGCACGTTTGTGGGCGCAATCGGTTTCCCCGTGGTTCTCAACATCGCCTCGAACCGCGGCAACATCCGAGCGTGGTCGCTCCATACGAAGATCACGCTCGTTGCCTACTTCCTCATCTGGATCATCGGAGTGGTGCTTTTCGCGCTTCTGGAATGGGGCAACACGGCAACGATCGGGAACGCGCCGATACATTCGAAAGTGCTTTCATCCATGTTTGAGGCCACAATGCCTCGCTCCACCGGCCTGTCAGTGGTGGACGCCTCCCAGATGAACGAATCGACCTGGTTCATGTTCGACATTATGATGTTCATCGGCGGCGGCTCGGCTTCAACCTCGGGCGGCATTAAGGTGTCCACGTTCGCGGTGTTGCTCCTCGCGATTCTTGCGGAGGCTCGCGGAGACCGCGATACGGAAGCCTTCGGCAAGCGGATTCCGCCCGACGTCGTGCGCCTGGGTATTTCCGCAACGTTCCTCGGAGCGTTCATGGTGGGAACTGCAACCCTGCTCCTCCTGCAGCTCACGGACGTTCCGCTGGACAAGGTGCTTTTTGAAGTGATTTCAGCGTTCGCTACGTGTGGGCTTTCCACCGGAATTACTGCCGACCTGCCGACGTCGGCGAAGGCCGTGTTGATCGTGATGATGTACCTCGGGCGCGTGGGAACGATGACGTTCGCCGCGGCGCTCGCGCTACGCAACCGCCGGCGAGTGCTACGCCTGCCGGTGGAGCGCCCGATCATCGGATAA
- a CDS encoding anti-sigma factor, translating into MSDNRFDRTGDAHELPEFGTPEAEVVGALGASLSPTQPPAHLRANLMAMIGTGTSGQEAVAGTATPTSGEGPNSAEAGAGGAESGASVTDLSSRRRWMRVAMNAAAAVALVAVGVGAGRWSAMDSMENVSHYAALNEAQDVERTMTTMDDGHKVTLTWSKSMDMAAVTFPAELRAPSGQSLQVWVDMGGKVTSGGMYQPGKNGSFSFVKLMPEPGARVFVTVEPAGGSDAPTSAPIIEWTIGKSGEATPSAPATSAPGDA; encoded by the coding sequence ATGAGCGACAACCGTTTTGACCGCACTGGCGACGCCCACGAGCTGCCCGAGTTTGGCACCCCGGAAGCAGAAGTTGTGGGAGCACTCGGCGCTTCTCTGTCGCCGACTCAACCTCCGGCGCACCTGCGTGCGAACCTCATGGCGATGATCGGCACTGGCACAAGCGGCCAGGAGGCTGTGGCTGGAACCGCAACCCCGACGTCGGGGGAGGGTCCGAACTCGGCCGAAGCTGGCGCGGGTGGCGCAGAGTCAGGAGCGAGCGTCACCGATCTGTCCTCGCGCCGCCGGTGGATGCGTGTAGCGATGAACGCTGCCGCTGCCGTAGCGCTCGTCGCGGTGGGCGTGGGAGCGGGCCGCTGGAGCGCGATGGATTCGATGGAAAACGTCAGCCACTACGCGGCCCTTAACGAGGCACAGGACGTCGAACGCACCATGACCACCATGGACGACGGGCACAAAGTGACCCTGACCTGGTCCAAGAGCATGGATATGGCCGCAGTGACCTTCCCAGCCGAGCTACGAGCACCGAGCGGGCAGAGCCTGCAGGTGTGGGTCGACATGGGTGGGAAAGTGACCAGCGGTGGGATGTACCAGCCCGGCAAGAACGGATCTTTTTCCTTCGTGAAACTGATGCCGGAACCTGGTGCGCGCGTCTTTGTCACCGTTGAGCCGGCTGGCGGATCCGACGCCCCGACGTCGGCGCCGATCATCGAGTGGACGATCGGGAAGAGTGGGGAGGCGACGCCGTCGGCGCCGGCGACCAGCGCGCCGGGAGATGCGTAG
- a CDS encoding PLD nuclease N-terminal domain-containing protein, with product MARIFLILVVIALHIYTLIDVIRSSVMPARRISKPVWIILVLVPILGPLVWLGLKYQHVFTKDSFQRPGTSAFGPQIKKSREAAAPVAPDDDPEFLARLDAQNRRKAWEERQRKEKEAKGEPETPRKPEDGEEHGGLYGHK from the coding sequence GTGGCTCGAATTTTTCTCATTCTGGTTGTGATCGCGCTTCACATCTACACACTCATCGATGTGATTCGCTCATCCGTGATGCCTGCACGCCGAATCTCCAAACCCGTGTGGATCATCCTTGTTCTCGTGCCAATCCTCGGCCCACTCGTGTGGCTTGGGTTGAAGTACCAGCACGTTTTCACGAAAGATTCGTTCCAACGCCCCGGGACCTCCGCGTTTGGCCCGCAGATCAAAAAGAGCCGCGAAGCCGCGGCCCCGGTCGCTCCCGACGACGATCCCGAGTTCCTCGCACGCCTCGACGCCCAGAACCGTCGCAAGGCCTGGGAGGAACGCCAGCGCAAGGAAAAGGAAGCCAAAGGCGAGCCAGAAACTCCCCGCAAACCAGAAGACGGCGAAGAACATGGCGGCCTCTACGGCCACAAGTAA